DNA sequence from the Caulobacter segnis genome:
TGAAGTCGGGCTGGGAGATCGCCAGCCACGGCTATCGCTGGATCGACTACCAGCACTTCACGCCCGAGCAGGAGTTGGAGCACATCCAGCAGGCCATCGACATCCAGCAGCGTCTGACCGGGGAACGGCCGCTGGGCTGGTACCAGGGCCGCACCAGCCCCAACACCGCTCGCCTGGTCGCCGAGGAAGGCGGCTTCGTCTACGACGCCGACAGCTATGCCGACGACCTGCCCTACTGGGATGACCAGCACGGGCGCGCCCAGCTGATCGTGCCCTATACGCTGGAAGCCAACGACATGCGCTTCACCGCGGCGCAGGGCTTCAACACCGGCGAGCAGTTCTTCACCTATCTGCGCGACGCCTTCGACGCCCTCTATCTGGAAGGCGAGACCGCGCCGAAGATGATGAGCGTGGGCCTGCACTGCCGCGTAGTCGGCAAGCCCGGCCGCATCGGCGCGCTGCGGCGGTTCCTCGAGCACATCACGCGCCACGACAAGGTCTGGGTGGCCAAGCGCATCGACATCGCCCGCCACTGGATCGCGACCCACCCTTACGAGGCCAAAGCATGAGCGGCGCTCCGCCCCTGACCCTGGCTCGGCTGAACAGCATGAACCAGACGGGCTTCACCACCGCCTTGGGCTTCGCCTTCGAGCTGTCGCCCTGGGTCGTCGAGCGCGCCTGGGACGAGCGGCCCTTCACGAGCATCGATGGCCTGCACGCGGCGATGATGGCCGTGCTGGACGCGGCCTCGACCGAGGACAAGCTGGCCCTGATCCGCGCCCACCCTGAGTTGGCCGGCAAGGCGGCGATCGCCAGGTCGCTGACCGCCGAGAGCACGGCTGAACAGGCCAGCGCGGGGCTCGACAGGCTGACACCGGAGGAGTTCGCCCGCTTCCATGAGCTGAACGCGGCCTACAACGCGCGCTTCGGCTTTCCCTTCATCATCTGTGTGCGCCTGAACGACAAGGCCTCGATCCTCCGGGCCATGGAGGCGCGCGCGGCCAACGACGAGGCGGCCGAGATCGCCGAGGCGATTCTGCAGATCGGCCTGATCTCCAAGCTTCGACTGCTCGACGCGGTGACCGCTTGATGGACTACGACTTCGCTTCCTGGGCCGGCATGGCGCTGCGCTGGCTGCACGTGATCGCGGGCGTGGCCTGGATCGGCGCGTCCTTCTATTTCGTCTGGCTGGACAACAATCTGCGCGATCCGGATCCGCCCAAGGAGGGCGTGAAGGGCGAACTGTGGGCCGTGCACGGCGGCGGCTTCTACCATTCGCAGAAGTACATGGTGGCCCCGGCGCACATGCCCGACCACCTGCACTGGTTCAAGTGGGAGGCCTACACCACCTGGCTTTCGGGCTTCGCCCTGCTGACCGTGCTCTACTATGTCGGCGCGCCGGTCTATCTGATCGACCCGGCCAAGCACGCCTTCACGCAGGGCCAGGCCATCGGCGTCGGCCTGGCCTTCATCTTCGGCGGCCTCTTGGTCTATGAGGCCGTGTGCCGCTCGCCGCTGGGCAAGAACGGCAAGCTGTTCGGCCTGGTCTGGTTCGCCACCCTGACGGCGGCGACCTGGGCCCTCACCCAACTGTTCTCCGACCGCGGGGCCTTCATCCACGTGGGCGCGATCATCGGCACCTGCATGGTTGGGAATGTCTTCCTGATCATCATCCCCAACCAGCGCAAGATCGTCGCCGACATGCTGGCCGGCCGGCCCGTCGATCCACGCCTGGGTCTGATGGGCAAGCAGCGCTCGGTCCACAACACCCACATGACGCTGCCGGTCATCTTCATCATGATCAGCAACCACTATCCGGCCGTCTCGGGCCACCCGAAGGCTTGGCTGCTGCTGGCCATGATCAGCGCCGGGGCCATCTCGATCCGCTACTTCTTCATCCAGCGCCACTTCGGCAAGATCCGGCACGAGTTCCTGTTCTACGGCGCCATGCTGATCTTCGGCGCGACGGCCATCGCCTCCATGAAGCCTAAGGACAGGGTCGAGGTCTCCAGCCAGGTCCCCTTCACCACCGCCCAGGCGATCATCCAGAAGCACTGCGTGATGTGCCACAGCGCCGCGCCGACCCATCCCGGCTTCTCGGCCCCACCGCTTGGCGCGACCTTCGACACGCCTGAGCACATCCAGACCTACGCGCCGAAAATCCACGAGCGCGCGGTGGCTTCGACCAGCATGCCCCTTGGCAACGAGACCGGCATGACCGATGAGGAGCGGGCCCAGCTGGGCGCCTGGATCAAACAGGGAGCCAAGATCCCGTGACCGACGCCGTCCTGGACGCGACCATCAAGACCGAGACAGACAGCGCGCCGCGTAAGCGCAACGCCGAACGCACCCGCAAGGCGATCCTCGCCGCGGCCCTGAAGGAGTTCGCCCAGGCCGGCTTCGCCGGGGCCCGGATCGAGAAGATCGTCAAGGCCGCCAAGTGCAACATCCGGATGCTGTACCACTACTTCGGGGACAAGAAGGGCCTGTACATGGCCGTCCTCGAAAGCGCCTACATGGACCTGCGGGCGCGCGAGGCCGAGCTGAAGATCGACTTCGACAAGCCGCTGGAAGGCTTCCTCGAGCTGCAGCGCTTCACCTTCGACTATTTCGAGAAGAACCCGCGCTTCGAGGGTCTGCTGCGCAACGAGAACCTGCAGCACGGCAAGTTCGCCTCGCAGTCGCGGGTGGTGACCGAGACCGCCTTTCCACTGCGTCGGACGATCGAGCGGCTGATCGAGAGCGGCCAGGCCAAGGGCATCTTCGGCCCGAACCTCGACCCGGTGCAGATCTACGTGACCATCGCGGCCATGAGCCGCTTCCACCTGGCCAACGGCTACTCGCTGTCGGCGACCCTGGACACCGACATGAGCGCGCCCGAGTGGCGCAAGGCGCGGCTGGACCACGCCCTGGCGCTGCTCGAAGGCTATCTCACGCGCGGCGCGCGCTAGGGATTGCTGGCCGGCGCGGCCGGCGAGGGCGTGGCGGCCAGCGGCGGACCGCTGAACTCGGCCTCGATCGCCACCTGGACCTCGTCGCTGACGCCCATGGTCGAGCCCGGCGCGGGCACGCCATAGGCGATGCCAAAGTCCGACCGCTTGAACGCGCCCTTGGCCGAGAAGCCGATGCGGGCGTGCGGATCCATCGGATGGCCCGTGTAGCCGCCGTTGTAGGTCACATCCAGGGTCACCGGCTTGGTGACGCCGTGTAGGGTCAGGTCGCCCGTGACCTTGCCGGTGTCGGGGCCGGTGGTCTCGACCTTGGTCGACTTGAAGGTGATGGCCGGATAGGTGGCCGTGTTCAGCCACTGCGGGCCGGTCAGCTCGGCCAGGAAGCCCTCTGGCGGGGCCGGGATGGTCAGCGACGTCGGATTGACCGTCGCCTCCAGCGTGCTGACGGCGGCGTTGTTCTGGTCGAAATGAAGCTTGGCGTCGAAGTCGGCGAAGGCGCCTGTGTAGTTCGAGAAGCCCAGGTGGCTGACCCGGAACACCAGCGTCGCGTGGTGCTTGTCCAGGGTGTAGTCGCCGGCCGGGATGTCGGCCTTGGGCGGCTTTGGCGCGGTCGTCGTCGGCGCCGCGGCGGCGGGCGCCTCGGCGGTCTTGTCGGCCGGCTGCGGCGAACAGGCGGCCAGCGCCAGCAGGGCGACGACAGGCAGGATCGATCTCATACGCTTCCCTCCGATGGTTCCGGGTTCGCCTCGTTGAACGGACGCCGGAAGTCTGGCGGAAGCGATGCGCCCCTACGCCGACTCAACGTCAACGTGGGGACGCGATGGAGGTTGCGGAAGGGTGGCGCTAGAGCCCGAGGATCGAACCGGCGTCGATCGCCGACAGGTTGGTTCCGGCCAGGACGATGATGTTGTCGTAGCTCGCGCCCTCCTCGCCGAGATCGGTGAAGAGTGTCACGTTGCTCCCCATCTGAACGGCCACGTAGCGCACGCCGTCCCCGGCGAAGAGCGCTTCGATCGCCGAGAAGTCCAGCATAGGCATTTCGACATAGTTGGCGCTGGAGCCGGCCGGACCGTCGGTGAACACGATGTGGTCGTCCAGGGTCATGTCGTTGATCGTGTCGACGCCATAGTAAGGCGCGTCCCCGTTCGCGAAGACGAAGGTGTCCGCGCCGGCGCCGCCGGTCAGGGTATCTGCGCCGAGCCCGCCGACGAGGGTGTCGTCGCCCGCCCCGCCGTTCAGGACATTGGCGTTCGCATCGCCGATCAGGACGTCGGCGGCGCTGGAGCCCGTGACGTTCTCGACGTTCGACGCCGTCACGACCATGCCAGGCGCAACTGTTTGGGCCGTCGTTACGCCCAGATCGAAGACCACACCGCTCGAATAGGCGATGGGACCGCCGGTGAACGTCACGGTGTCGACGCCCTCGCCGCCATCAACGATGCGGGTTGCCGCATAGTTCTGGATCTGGAAGGTGTCGTTCCCGGCGTCGCCGTGCATGGTGTCGTTGGAGTTGCCGCTACGGAAGCTGTCGTCACCGTCGCCGCCCAACATCAGGGAACCGGGTTGCAGGCTTGTCACGCCAATGTCCGTCCCAAAGGAGTCGTTGCCTTCTCCGCCCTCCAACACGTCTGCGCCGCCTCCGCCATTCAACACATCGCCCCCAGCGCCGCCGTAGAGGTGGTTGTTTCCGGCGCCGCCAATCAGCCAGTCCGCGCCTGAAGACCCGACGGCGTTCTCGATGGAGACCAGGGTGTCCAGCAACGTCCCCACCGGTCCGATGATCGAGGCAGACTGGCTCGCGAGGTTGATCATGAGGAAGCTGAACATGGGCACGACGACATGGTCGTCCGCGTAGCTGACCGTGTCGCTGCCGGCGCCGCCATCCAGCGTGTTGTTGCCCGCCCCGCCGATCAGCAGGTCGTCGCCGTCGCCGCCTTGCAGGGTGTCGTCGCCGCCCAGACCCACCAGGGTGTCGGCGTCGGCGCCGCCGGCCAGGATGTCGTCGCCCTCGGTTCCCGTCAGATACATGCTTGGACCTCCAGCCCCTGGATCGGGGCGGAGGTCATTGACGATCAACCTAAGATCGATCTCAAGTGAATTTTTCTCGCATTAGACGATAATCATAAAAAGCAACCTTGAGTTAATCGCACTCAGAACAGCAGCCCCTTTTGCACCAGGGCATGGACGCCCTTCTCGCCGTTGACGGTCTGGGTCACCCGGAAGTCCACGGCCAGGGAGCAGAACTGATAGGCTTGGACGCGGGTCAGGCTGGAGCGGGCGACGATGAAGTCGATCGTCTGGCGCAGGGCCTGCTTCATGGCCAGGTCCAGGTCCTCGTTGAAGCCCATCAGGATGTGGTGGGTCGGCGTCTCGGCGCGGGGCCAGGTGAAGGGCGCGTCCGCGGCCTTGTGCAGCACGAAGGTGAAGGTCCCGGTCAGGCCCATTTCCAGCGCGTTGACGCAGACCTCGCCGTCACCCTGCCGACCGTGGCCGTCACCGACCGAGAAGTTCGCGCCCGGGACCCAGACCGGCAGATAGAGGGTCGAGCCGGCGACCAGCTCCTTGTTGTCCATGTTGCCGCCATGCTCGCGCGGCTCGCGGCTGGAGAGGCGGCCGTACCGGGCCGGCGGCGCAACGCCCATGGTGCCGAAGAACGGGGCCAGAGGCAGCTCCGGACCCCATTCGGGCTTGCAGACGTCGCGCGCCGCGTCGACGGCGATGTGGCTGACATAACGGTCGGGGAAGTCTTCCGGGATCGTCCCCGCCAAGGGCCGCACGGCGCAATAGCCCCAGTCGTTGTTCGGCTCGATCGCCTCGATCCGCACCTCCAGCCTATCGCCCGGTTCGGCGCCGGCGATGGCCACGGGGCCGGTCAGGATGTGCGGCCCGATGCGCTCGGGCTTGCTGTCGTGGATCGCTTGCAGCGCCGGCGGAATGGCGTAGGGCGAACCGGCCGCCGGCATCACCTCGACGCCGCCTGACACACACTCGAAGGTGACGCTGTCGCCCGGGTTCACCGTCAACACGGGATCAAAGGCCGCGTCGAACATGCCGAAGCGGACGGTGTCGGGGGCCGAAGCCAGTCGGTGATGCGCCATCAAGTAAGCCTTCTATTACCTGTGCATCTGGCGCGCGTTCCCGCCCTGGCCCAAGATCGGCCACGGCCGGCGACGCACGATCGCCCGGGACTGCTCCCTGGGCGGGCGATAAACAGTGGAAGTGGCGCGGGCTTGAGCGCTTCGCGCTTCATGGCCAAGCGGGGCTGGCGCGTCCGGCGAACCCGGGTGTATGAAGTTTTTTCTTACTTATGGAGCCTGGCCGCATGGCGCTCGACGCGGAGACCAAAGCCTTTCTCGACCTGGCGGACGCCGAGATCGGTCCCTGGACCGCCGCCCGCGCCGCCGAACGGGACCTGGTCCTTCCGCACGCCATCCTGCCCGGCGTGATCGACAACGTCGCCCTGCTCCGCGCCCAGACCGCCCTGTTCGTCGGCGTGCTCGGTGAAGCGACCGGCGAAACGCCGGAGACGTTCCAGCCGTGAGCTTCTGCAGCGTCGTCGAAATCGCCGGCGAGGTCAGCGCCGGCCGCGTCACCGCCCGCGCCGTGACCGAGGCCACCCTATCGCGCATCCGCCGCCTGGACGGCGGGATCAACGCCTTCACCGCCGTGACCGCCGATCGAGCCCTGGCGGCGGCCGATGCGGTCGACGCCGACCTCGCCGCCGGCCGCCCCGTCGGGCCGTTGGCCGGCGCTCCGGTGGCGGTGAAGAACCTGTTCGACATCGACGGTCTGCCGACCCTTGCCGGCTCGAAGATCCGTCGCGACGCCGCTCCGCCGACACGCGACGCCACGTTGGTCAAGCGCCTGACCGCCGCTGGGGCCATCCTGGTGGGCGCGCTGAACATGGACGAGTTCGCCTATGGCTTCGTAACCGAGAACGCCCACGACGGACCGGTCCGCAACCCGCACGACCCGACGCGGATCGCCGGCGGCTCGTCGGGCGGTTCGGCGGCCGCCGTGGCCGCGGGTCTCG
Encoded proteins:
- a CDS encoding acetamidase/formamidase family protein — protein: MMAHHRLASAPDTVRFGMFDAAFDPVLTVNPGDSVTFECVSGGVEVMPAAGSPYAIPPALQAIHDSKPERIGPHILTGPVAIAGAEPGDRLEVRIEAIEPNNDWGYCAVRPLAGTIPEDFPDRYVSHIAVDAARDVCKPEWGPELPLAPFFGTMGVAPPARYGRLSSREPREHGGNMDNKELVAGSTLYLPVWVPGANFSVGDGHGRQGDGEVCVNALEMGLTGTFTFVLHKAADAPFTWPRAETPTHHILMGFNEDLDLAMKQALRQTIDFIVARSSLTRVQAYQFCSLAVDFRVTQTVNGEKGVHALVQKGLLF
- a CDS encoding calcium-binding protein, with amino-acid sequence MYLTGTEGDDILAGGADADTLVGLGGDDTLQGGDGDDLLIGGAGNNTLDGGAGSDTVSYADDHVVVPMFSFLMINLASQSASIIGPVGTLLDTLVSIENAVGSSGADWLIGGAGNNHLYGGAGGDVLNGGGGADVLEGGEGNDSFGTDIGVTSLQPGSLMLGGDGDDSFRSGNSNDTMHGDAGNDTFQIQNYAATRIVDGGEGVDTVTFTGGPIAYSSGVVFDLGVTTAQTVAPGMVVTASNVENVTGSSAADVLIGDANANVLNGGAGDDTLVGGLGADTLTGGAGADTFVFANGDAPYYGVDTINDMTLDDHIVFTDGPAGSSANYVEMPMLDFSAIEALFAGDGVRYVAVQMGSNVTLFTDLGEEGASYDNIIVLAGTNLSAIDAGSILGL
- the uraD gene encoding 2-oxo-4-hydroxy-4-carboxy-5-ureidoimidazoline decarboxylase; amino-acid sequence: MSGAPPLTLARLNSMNQTGFTTALGFAFELSPWVVERAWDERPFTSIDGLHAAMMAVLDAASTEDKLALIRAHPELAGKAAIARSLTAESTAEQASAGLDRLTPEEFARFHELNAAYNARFGFPFIICVRLNDKASILRAMEARAANDEAAEIAEAILQIGLISKLRLLDAVTA
- a CDS encoding TetR family transcriptional regulator, with translation MTDAVLDATIKTETDSAPRKRNAERTRKAILAAALKEFAQAGFAGARIEKIVKAAKCNIRMLYHYFGDKKGLYMAVLESAYMDLRAREAELKIDFDKPLEGFLELQRFTFDYFEKNPRFEGLLRNENLQHGKFASQSRVVTETAFPLRRTIERLIESGQAKGIFGPNLDPVQIYVTIAAMSRFHLANGYSLSATLDTDMSAPEWRKARLDHALALLEGYLTRGAR
- a CDS encoding YceI family protein, with translation MRSILPVVALLALAACSPQPADKTAEAPAAAAPTTTAPKPPKADIPAGDYTLDKHHATLVFRVSHLGFSNYTGAFADFDAKLHFDQNNAAVSTLEATVNPTSLTIPAPPEGFLAELTGPQWLNTATYPAITFKSTKVETTGPDTGKVTGDLTLHGVTKPVTLDVTYNGGYTGHPMDPHARIGFSAKGAFKRSDFGIAYGVPAPGSTMGVSDEVQVAIEAEFSGPPLAATPSPAAPASNP
- the puuE gene encoding allantoinase PuuE, whose translation is MSAYPRDLIGYGEHPPQARWPNDARVAVQFVLNYEEGAERSILHGDPVSEFFLSEMVGAQPIQGMRNMSMESLYEYGSRAGFWRIRRLFEDFGLPLTVFGVAQAMERHPDAVEAMMKSGWEIASHGYRWIDYQHFTPEQELEHIQQAIDIQQRLTGERPLGWYQGRTSPNTARLVAEEGGFVYDADSYADDLPYWDDQHGRAQLIVPYTLEANDMRFTAAQGFNTGEQFFTYLRDAFDALYLEGETAPKMMSVGLHCRVVGKPGRIGALRRFLEHITRHDKVWVAKRIDIARHWIATHPYEAKA
- a CDS encoding urate hydroxylase PuuD, whose product is MDYDFASWAGMALRWLHVIAGVAWIGASFYFVWLDNNLRDPDPPKEGVKGELWAVHGGGFYHSQKYMVAPAHMPDHLHWFKWEAYTTWLSGFALLTVLYYVGAPVYLIDPAKHAFTQGQAIGVGLAFIFGGLLVYEAVCRSPLGKNGKLFGLVWFATLTAATWALTQLFSDRGAFIHVGAIIGTCMVGNVFLIIIPNQRKIVADMLAGRPVDPRLGLMGKQRSVHNTHMTLPVIFIMISNHYPAVSGHPKAWLLLAMISAGAISIRYFFIQRHFGKIRHEFLFYGAMLIFGATAIASMKPKDRVEVSSQVPFTTAQAIIQKHCVMCHSAAPTHPGFSAPPLGATFDTPEHIQTYAPKIHERAVASTSMPLGNETGMTDEERAQLGAWIKQGAKIP